GTTCTTGTAGGACAATTTACATCATACAATGACAAGCCTGCTAAAAATATTGTCCGTCTTAATCTGAACGGTACTGTAGATGAATCTTTCAATGTCGGATCAGGTGCAGACAATAGTATTTTAGAGATAACATATGATTCGGCCAAAGATAAAATTGTACTGTCCGGTGTGTTCAAAAACTTCAATGGTGCAGTGGCTAATAATGTTGTTTTCCTCAATACTAATGGTAGCGTAGATCAATCATTCCGTATGCGGGAAGTAGAAGGAGGAGGTGTAGCATATGCCAAAATTCTAAGCTATGGAAAGGTATTGGTAAACGGGTCGTTCAAAAAGTATGATGGTATCAACAGGTCCAATTTGTTGATTCTTAATATGGACGGGTCTGCCGATCAGCGCTATAATCATATCGGTAGTTTCAATGGTGTTATTTACGATGCCGTAGAGACGACTTCGGCTCTTGGATTACCAGCTGTAATATTAGGAGGATTTATATTGTCTGTAGATGGAAAAGCTGTAGGGAATATTGTAAAATTAGAGTTAAACCCAAATCTGAACTAAGATGATGAAAAGTAATATGTTTGCAATCTATGCAAAAAGAGTATGCCGGATCGGATCTGTCATTGTTGCTTCTGTAATCGTAATGAGCTGTAATAAGGATTTTCCGAATCTGTTAAACGAACAGCCGGTAAATCAGAATACGGAAGTGGGAAAGCCTAAAGTACTTTATATCATCGTGGATGGGTTAAGAGGAAATGCAGTTCTCAGTTCAAATGTAAAGAACCTGACGTTAATGCAGAAAAATGCACTTTACACGTTCAATGGTCTTACGGATTATAAAACCAATCCCATGACCAATGAGATTGGTTGGGCTTCTATGTTGACTGGAGTATATCAGGACAAGCATAAGGTCACTTCTTCAGATTTATCAACAGTAGATCTGAAAGATTATCCAACTGTATTCACAAGATTGAAAAGTATAGATCAGGAAGCAACTTCCAGTGTATTTGCATCTTCAGATCCTTTGGTCACATACCTAGGCGGAGCAGCTACTACAAAAAAAGGGTTTGGAGGAAATGATGATGAGATGAGCAAAGCCGGACTGGAAGAATTAAAGTCCGGAAAATCTGATCTTGTTGTTATGCAGTTTCATGGGGTGGATGATGCAGGACAGAAGTCATCTTATGAATCGACTGATGCACAGTATATCAGTGCTATAAATAAAGTGGACCAAAAAATAGGAGAAGCTGTAGAAATCATCCGCAACAGACCCAATTACAATAGTGAAAACTGGCTCATTATTGTCAGTTCATCCAAAGGAGGAAAAGTACTGGACCCAACTAATGATCAGACCGTATTCGGAGATGCAGTGAGAAACACCTTTACGATGTTCTACTCTCCGAAATTCAGACGTAAGCTTATCGCCAAGCTGAATACTACAGATATGCCTTTTGTAGGTAATGCGGTAGGACTTACTTATGGAGATGGAACATCTACTTTAGCCGCACTCGAAAATACTTCTCAGTATAATTTTGCGAACAACAAAAACTTTACGGTAGTATTCTTTTTCAAGTATAATGAAGTTGATGCCAGCTGGAACTACCCTGTTTTCTTTTCGAAAAGAGAAGAAGGATTTGGAGGAGC
The Sphingobacterium spiritivorum genome window above contains:
- a CDS encoding LamG-like jellyroll fold domain-containing protein, whose amino-acid sequence is MMKSNMFAIYAKRVCRIGSVIVASVIVMSCNKDFPNLLNEQPVNQNTEVGKPKVLYIIVDGLRGNAVLSSNVKNLTLMQKNALYTFNGLTDYKTNPMTNEIGWASMLTGVYQDKHKVTSSDLSTVDLKDYPTVFTRLKSIDQEATSSVFASSDPLVTYLGGAATTKKGFGGNDDEMSKAGLEELKSGKSDLVVMQFHGVDDAGQKSSYESTDAQYISAINKVDQKIGEAVEIIRNRPNYNSENWLIIVSSSKGGKVLDPTNDQTVFGDAVRNTFTMFYSPKFRRKLIAKLNTTDMPFVGNAVGLTYGDGTSTLAALENTSQYNFANNKNFTVVFFFKYNEVDASWNYPVFFSKREEGFGGAGWNFFGENGKWGFNSSIGGQVFGPVVNDGNWHAVTVVVDRTSGSIKAYTDGVFNSTATTNSNNLDNTAPLRIGKIPGSSNNSARFTLSNLQIYNVAFTDEQVKNLSGITQVDATHDQYANLIGYWPGYSDVGTAKLKEKTGKGADFVLTGKYDWLNFSDKVDYFRSPLGGDFYHMVPNSVDVPFMIYQWFGTSDIYQWSLDGKGWTPNYILVRD